A part of Legionella sainthelensi genomic DNA contains:
- the hisIE gene encoding bifunctional phosphoribosyl-AMP cyclohydrolase/phosphoribosyl-ATP diphosphatase HisIE yields the protein MNHMEINALDWKKMNGLLPAIIQNAENGNVLMLGYMNQEALIATLTTGQLNLYSRSRKRLWRKGETSGNSMSVQHISVDCDNDSLLIQVLPKGPACHLGYTSCFQPPNNTSLGFIHELIELINERAESQNEHSYTARLLESGLSKCAQKVGEEAVETVIAAVNNDREELVNESADLIFHLFVLLKACELSFYDVLQCLQDRNATVHS from the coding sequence ATGAATCATATGGAAATTAACGCTTTGGATTGGAAAAAAATGAATGGCTTGTTACCTGCCATTATCCAAAATGCAGAAAATGGTAATGTCTTGATGTTAGGTTACATGAACCAAGAAGCCTTAATTGCGACATTAACGACTGGTCAGCTTAATCTATACAGTCGAAGCCGCAAACGATTATGGCGTAAAGGAGAAACTTCAGGTAACAGCATGTCGGTACAACATATCAGCGTCGATTGTGATAATGACAGCTTACTAATTCAAGTTTTACCTAAAGGCCCTGCTTGCCATTTAGGATATACTAGTTGCTTTCAACCTCCAAATAACACAAGCCTTGGTTTTATACACGAACTTATAGAGCTTATCAATGAGCGTGCTGAATCGCAAAATGAACACAGTTATACAGCACGATTATTAGAATCTGGCCTAAGTAAATGTGCTCAAAAAGTAGGCGAAGAAGCGGTGGAAACAGTCATTGCCGCGGTAAATAATGATCGTGAAGAATTAGTGAATGAATCTGCCGATTTAATCTTTCACTTATTCGTTTTATTAAAGGCTTGTGAGTTAAGTTTTTATGATGTTTTACAATGCTTACAAGACAGAAATGCAACCGTGCATAGCTAA
- the hisC gene encoding histidinol-phosphate transaminase, translated as MSVLNLIRPELLNNQAYITISGQINHRLHANELPWSALNMEIDLNFYPEKMVQQPLLEQLVKLYQVNANQLVLTRGSDDGIDLITRLFLRAGQDACMQFSPTFAMYSFYAHLQQAQLIDCPLDPLSCFEISEEKMRNCWQKNCKMIILCNPNNPTGNLISIDRIAALCEEYKDRSMIVVDEAYIEFTQNQSATCLIPHYDNLIVLRTLSKAYGLANLRLGSILAQAEVIQLLNKIISPFPLSTVVINLALKALANPEWFSESINKIAKARIQLTQELKLCPLIEKVYPSSTNFILIKTVYAPELVTWFGSHGIAVKNFSPHSSLYDHLRITVGNEAQNSIFLNALFSFQPNSSSEGCK; from the coding sequence ATGTCCGTACTTAACTTAATACGCCCTGAACTATTAAACAACCAAGCTTACATCACGATTAGTGGCCAAATTAATCATCGGCTACACGCTAATGAGCTTCCCTGGTCTGCATTAAATATGGAGATTGATTTAAATTTTTATCCTGAAAAAATGGTACAACAACCACTACTGGAACAATTGGTAAAGCTGTATCAAGTAAACGCCAATCAACTTGTTTTGACTCGTGGATCGGATGATGGAATTGATTTAATCACTCGTTTGTTTTTAAGGGCGGGACAAGATGCTTGTATGCAATTTTCACCTACCTTCGCTATGTATTCATTTTATGCTCATTTACAACAGGCTCAATTGATTGACTGTCCTTTAGATCCCTTGAGCTGCTTTGAGATTTCAGAGGAAAAGATGCGTAATTGTTGGCAAAAAAATTGTAAAATGATTATCTTGTGTAATCCCAATAACCCCACCGGCAATTTAATCAGTATCGATCGTATTGCAGCTTTATGCGAAGAATACAAAGACCGCTCCATGATTGTTGTCGATGAGGCATATATAGAGTTTACACAGAATCAAAGTGCAACTTGCCTCATTCCCCACTACGATAATTTAATCGTCCTGAGAACTTTATCCAAAGCCTACGGGCTTGCGAATCTTCGCTTAGGGAGCATTTTAGCTCAAGCAGAGGTTATCCAATTATTAAATAAAATAATCTCGCCTTTTCCCCTTTCTACTGTTGTAATTAATCTAGCCCTAAAAGCTTTGGCAAATCCAGAATGGTTTTCTGAATCAATTAACAAGATTGCGAAAGCTCGTATTCAATTGACTCAAGAATTAAAACTATGTCCTCTTATCGAGAAGGTTTATCCCAGCTCGACCAATTTTATTCTCATTAAAACGGTGTATGCACCCGAACTCGTTACCTGGTTTGGTTCTCATGGTATCGCAGTTAAAAATTTTTCCCCACATTCCTCTTTATATGATCATTTACGTATCACCGTAGGTAATGAAGCGCAGAATAGTATTTTTCTGAATGCCTTATTTTCCTTTCAACCTAATTCATCCTCAGAGGGATGCAAATGA
- the hisB gene encoding bifunctional histidinol-phosphatase/imidazoleglycerol-phosphate dehydratase HisB gives MQKILFIDRDGTLIEEPYDFQVDSLDKIKLTSGVIPSLLQLQKEGFRFIMVSNQNGIGTTSFPEDAFLMCHEFTLDLFSSQGIYFDEIFICPHMPEDNCLCRKPKTGLLDQFMKETIIDKTSSWVIGDRETDRLLADNLGIKFLPINKEHGWKQTTNTILNKKRTGFIRRTTQETTIELSVLLDSDQISAINTPIPFFNHMLEQVAKHGGFNLDLNGNGDVEVDDHHLIEDTAIALGEALKEALGNKWGINRYGFTVPMDESLASIAIDIGGRGFCVFQGQFTREFVGGMATEMVPHFFNSLANALGATIHIEVSGKNNHHMIEACFKSLGRALGQACAKTTNFLPSTKGVL, from the coding sequence ATGCAAAAAATTTTATTTATTGATCGTGACGGAACTTTAATTGAAGAACCGTATGATTTTCAGGTTGATTCATTGGATAAAATCAAACTTACATCTGGAGTAATTCCCTCTTTATTGCAACTACAGAAAGAAGGATTTCGTTTTATTATGGTGAGTAATCAAAATGGTATAGGTACGACTTCATTCCCCGAGGATGCTTTTTTAATGTGCCATGAATTTACTTTGGATCTCTTTTCTTCACAGGGTATTTATTTTGATGAAATTTTTATTTGCCCACATATGCCCGAAGATAATTGTTTATGTCGAAAACCTAAAACCGGTTTATTAGATCAATTTATGAAAGAGACAATAATTGATAAAACCTCTTCTTGGGTTATTGGTGACCGAGAAACGGATCGTCTATTAGCAGATAATTTAGGGATAAAGTTTTTACCCATCAATAAAGAGCATGGGTGGAAGCAAACTACGAACACGATACTTAATAAGAAACGTACTGGATTTATCCGAAGAACAACTCAAGAAACAACAATAGAATTATCGGTGTTATTGGATTCAGACCAAATAAGCGCTATCAACACCCCTATACCTTTTTTTAACCATATGCTTGAACAAGTAGCAAAACACGGTGGATTTAATCTGGATTTAAACGGCAATGGAGATGTAGAGGTTGACGATCATCATTTAATCGAGGACACCGCTATTGCTTTAGGTGAAGCACTGAAAGAGGCTCTTGGAAACAAATGGGGTATTAATCGTTATGGTTTTACTGTGCCTATGGATGAATCCCTCGCCTCTATCGCAATAGATATAGGGGGCAGAGGTTTTTGCGTGTTCCAAGGACAATTCACTCGTGAGTTTGTTGGCGGTATGGCTACAGAAATGGTACCGCATTTTTTTAATTCACTCGCCAACGCTTTAGGAGCGACAATTCACATTGAAGTTAGTGGTAAAAATAATCACCATATGATCGAAGCCTGCTTTAAATCATTGGGTAGAGCCCTAGGCCAAGCATGCGCAAAAACAACTAATTTTTTACCATCGACGAAGGGGGTTTTATGA
- the hisF gene encoding imidazole glycerol phosphate synthase subunit HisF has product MLTKRIIPCLDVREDQVVKGIQFRNHQIVGNILDLAAEYSASGADELVFYDITASSEQRSVCPKWVHQVAAIINIPFTVAGGIRSLDQAKSLLNAGADKISINSPALESPHLINDLCRNYGSQCVVIGIDSQWINDDYYVYQYTGDEKRTINSKRKTSEWIKEVQDRGAGEIVLNCMQADGVRMGYDLPQLQAMRALCEIPLIASGGAGAINDFKQVFLKTHVDGALAASVFHNKILTINDIKLALKKENIEVRL; this is encoded by the coding sequence ATGTTAACGAAACGAATTATTCCCTGTCTTGATGTACGCGAGGATCAAGTCGTCAAAGGAATCCAATTTCGCAATCATCAAATTGTTGGTAATATTCTCGATCTCGCAGCCGAATATTCTGCATCTGGAGCAGACGAGCTGGTTTTTTATGATATTACTGCAAGTTCCGAACAACGTTCTGTTTGTCCTAAATGGGTGCATCAGGTTGCAGCAATAATAAACATTCCATTTACGGTGGCAGGTGGAATTCGCTCTCTTGATCAGGCAAAATCGCTACTAAATGCTGGAGCCGATAAAATATCCATAAATAGCCCAGCGCTAGAATCACCTCATTTAATTAATGACTTATGCCGCAATTATGGGAGTCAATGTGTCGTTATTGGAATTGATAGTCAATGGATAAATGATGATTATTATGTTTATCAATACACAGGGGATGAAAAAAGAACAATTAATTCCAAACGTAAAACAAGTGAGTGGATTAAAGAGGTTCAAGATAGAGGTGCTGGAGAAATTGTATTAAATTGCATGCAAGCTGATGGCGTGCGTATGGGGTATGACTTACCTCAGCTACAAGCGATGCGGGCTTTATGTGAGATACCCTTAATTGCATCAGGGGGAGCAGGAGCAATAAATGATTTTAAGCAAGTTTTTCTTAAAACCCACGTAGACGGCGCTTTGGCTGCAAGTGTATTTCACAACAAGATTTTAACAATTAACGATATTAAATTAGCATTAAAAAAAGAAAATATTGAGGTGCGATTATGA
- the hisH gene encoding imidazole glycerol phosphate synthase subunit HisH has translation MIAIIDVSGTNLTSLANALLRLGFNYQLTHDAQEIRNASHVILPGVGTATYGMNALRQYGLVDVLTSLEQPLLGICLGMQLLLENSEEGNVPCLGLIPGQVQRLPRKKGYPVPHMGWNQLQWCKNTSLQIGLNETNYVYFVHSYALYATEHALAYCEYNESFTAIIQKDNIWGMQFHPEKSADAGMTLLKNFCST, from the coding sequence ATGATTGCCATTATTGATGTAAGTGGAACCAATCTGACCTCCTTAGCGAATGCATTACTAAGATTAGGATTTAATTATCAACTCACCCATGATGCTCAAGAAATACGCAATGCAAGCCATGTAATTCTTCCAGGTGTAGGTACGGCCACCTATGGAATGAATGCGCTGCGACAATATGGCTTGGTGGACGTTCTTACTTCATTAGAACAACCCCTATTAGGCATATGTCTAGGCATGCAATTATTACTTGAAAATAGCGAAGAAGGAAACGTGCCATGCTTGGGACTTATTCCAGGACAAGTACAACGCCTGCCTCGAAAAAAAGGCTATCCAGTACCGCACATGGGTTGGAATCAATTGCAATGGTGTAAAAATACTTCCTTACAGATTGGGTTAAACGAAACTAATTATGTTTATTTTGTGCATAGTTATGCACTTTACGCTACTGAACATGCTTTGGCATATTGTGAATATAATGAATCGTTTACCGCCATTATCCAAAAGGATAACATTTGGGGGATGCAGTTTCATCCAGAAAAATCAGCAGACGCCGGAATGACGTTACTTAAAAATTTTTGCAGTACTTAA
- a CDS encoding 1-(5-phosphoribosyl)-5-[(5-phosphoribosylamino)methylideneamino] imidazole-4-carboxamide isomerase: MILIPAIDLQAGRCVRLRQGEFDKVTQFDMLPIDRASYFAELGAKRLHVVDLDGAKIGTMQQLPLICAMQNTGITVQAGGGIRSLEQARTCFSAGISFLVLGSIAIINPTLTTQIINEISPQNIILALDIRMENKIPLPATHGWQTTSTMNLWEVVSFYQQLGITQILCTDIAYDGMMQGPNFDLYQEAVERFPNIAWQASGGIRHQDDINRLQKLGIKAAILGLTMYQDVFNLKSILSSPVTPME, translated from the coding sequence ATGATTCTTATTCCAGCAATTGACTTACAAGCAGGCCGTTGTGTGCGCTTACGACAAGGGGAGTTTGATAAGGTCACTCAATTTGATATGCTCCCCATAGATCGCGCATCTTATTTTGCCGAATTAGGAGCAAAACGATTACATGTTGTTGATTTAGATGGAGCTAAAATTGGAACCATGCAACAGCTACCATTAATTTGCGCGATGCAAAATACAGGAATTACCGTACAAGCAGGTGGTGGAATTCGTTCTTTAGAACAAGCAAGAACCTGTTTTTCTGCAGGAATATCATTTTTGGTTTTAGGAAGTATAGCGATTATCAACCCTACCTTAACCACCCAAATTATTAATGAAATTAGCCCGCAAAATATTATCCTTGCTCTCGATATTCGCATGGAAAACAAAATCCCTCTACCCGCCACTCATGGTTGGCAAACTACTTCAACTATGAATTTATGGGAAGTTGTTTCTTTTTATCAACAATTGGGTATTACGCAAATACTATGTACCGACATTGCCTATGACGGTATGATGCAAGGACCAAATTTTGATCTTTACCAAGAAGCAGTAGAACGTTTTCCCAATATTGCTTGGCAGGCTTCTGGAGGCATTCGTCATCAAGATGATATCAACAGACTGCAGAAACTAGGCATTAAAGCAGCTATCTTAGGATTGACGATGTATCAAGATGTTTTTAACTTGAAATCAATATTATCAAGCCCTGTTACACCGATGGAATAA
- the hisD gene encoding histidinol dehydrogenase: protein MLTIKNWQSLTQTEKLQCLTRPMQISSVKKQVQQIIKEVQSFGDKALLALTEQFDRVRLESLQVPQQQIKNACISSQTLNALNEAIKNITNYHQALLPENKKINTAKGVDIYSTYRPIQRVGLYVPGGNKTPLISSLLMQAIPAKVAGCPVKILCTPPNNKGSINEHLLVAARLCGIETVYAVGGAQAIAAMAYGSESIVKVDKIFGPGNSYVTEAKTLVSSDPNGAAIDMPAGPSEVMIIIDNKANPAFVAADLLAQAEHGIDSQVLLICENQKQAEQVNQQLKEQLKALSRTQIIHQSLANSMIIVCPEKEEQVGIINTYAPEHLIINRDDAELWLDSINAVGTVFIGPWAAETLGDYVTGSNHVLPTNGFARNHNGLSTLDFLTCFNVQSINQEGIKRIGPAAITLAHIEGLDAHAQAVAIRLNSLEA, encoded by the coding sequence ATGTTAACAATTAAAAACTGGCAATCTCTAACTCAAACTGAAAAATTGCAATGTCTTACCCGACCCATGCAAATCTCTTCGGTAAAAAAACAGGTACAACAAATTATAAAAGAGGTTCAATCCTTTGGCGATAAAGCATTGCTTGCACTTACAGAGCAATTTGACAGAGTTCGCCTAGAAAGTCTCCAGGTTCCACAACAACAAATAAAAAATGCCTGCATCAGTTCTCAAACTTTAAATGCTCTTAATGAAGCAATAAAAAACATCACGAATTATCATCAAGCACTATTACCAGAGAATAAAAAAATAAATACCGCTAAAGGAGTAGATATTTATAGCACATATAGACCGATTCAACGTGTAGGATTATATGTCCCTGGCGGCAATAAAACTCCTTTAATTTCTTCATTGCTCATGCAAGCAATCCCTGCGAAAGTTGCCGGTTGTCCCGTGAAGATATTATGTACCCCACCTAATAATAAAGGTTCTATTAATGAACATCTACTTGTTGCCGCACGGTTATGTGGCATTGAGACTGTTTATGCTGTAGGTGGTGCACAAGCAATTGCAGCCATGGCTTATGGGTCTGAAAGCATTGTCAAAGTTGATAAAATCTTTGGTCCAGGAAACAGTTATGTTACAGAAGCAAAAACGCTGGTTTCATCCGATCCTAATGGTGCTGCTATTGATATGCCCGCAGGACCTTCTGAGGTCATGATCATCATCGATAATAAAGCAAATCCTGCTTTTGTTGCAGCAGATTTATTGGCACAAGCAGAACATGGAATTGATTCACAAGTTCTTTTAATTTGCGAAAACCAAAAGCAGGCAGAACAGGTAAATCAACAACTAAAAGAACAATTAAAGGCCTTATCAAGAACACAAATCATACACCAATCATTGGCAAACAGTATGATCATTGTATGCCCTGAAAAGGAAGAGCAAGTGGGTATCATTAACACCTATGCCCCAGAACATTTAATTATAAACCGTGATGATGCAGAGTTATGGCTCGATTCAATCAATGCTGTAGGTACCGTATTCATTGGTCCTTGGGCTGCAGAAACTCTTGGTGATTATGTAACAGGATCAAATCATGTTTTGCCAACCAATGGTTTTGCTCGAAATCATAATGGATTAAGCACACTTGATTTTCTCACTTGTTTTAATGTGCAATCCATTAATCAAGAGGGAATCAAACGTATAGGTCCCGCAGCAATCACTTTAGCACACATTGAAGGATTGGATGCTCATGCACAGGCAGTAGCAATCAGACTGAACTCACTGGAGGCTTAA